One stretch of Mangifera indica cultivar Alphonso chromosome 9, CATAS_Mindica_2.1, whole genome shotgun sequence DNA includes these proteins:
- the LOC123226591 gene encoding protein WVD2-like 4 isoform X1 produces MANSKPLMPVRGHERSSKSTKIQEAGKLSENSNPNVSYSSSPYSSPGAKIAKPTSSPLTKSAKLQKSVPRIVNPLAQKINERKFVVAKKRSKDEKKEEKGKGALSLNIECKCKGRFSGGDVKKCPCVAYENLRASQEEFFKNKSRFGEEKDGEFEDFENVVGEETKGVSVDQNIEDQDVNVSESAEKSGSCTMKRRRAKLLEEARNSVPECGKVLHLVKAFEKLLSIPNSKENEKESEKKSVVYDDDNKKAMKWALPGLQAAPPKVNDSMESSVSSFSPSDLILTAENLGLDSVSSSWDSCQGSTSSRTSNGGRRSRRNSFESCGTMRSIRWKQNQLKATCQKPFKLRTEQRGRQKEEDFMKKIQEMVQVEEKLRIPVAQGLPWTTDEPECLIKPPVKENTRPIDLKLHSDLRAMERAEFDHQVAEKMSLIEQYRTQRDRQQKLEEDEEIKRLRKELVPKAQPMPYFDRPFVPRRSMKHPTMPREPKFQIPAHHKKIKCCESWNDMSSLTYQQQQ; encoded by the exons ATGGCGAATTCAAAGCCGCTGATGCCGGTGAGAGGCCATGAAAGGTCGAGTAAATCAACCAAGATTCAAGAAGCAGGCAAGTTATCCGAGAATTCGAATCCCAATGTTTCTTATAGTTCGTCTCCTTATTCAAGCCCAGGGGCAAAAATTGCAAAGCCCACAAGTTCTCCATTAACGAAGTCGGCGAAATTGCAGAAATCGGTGCCCAGAATCGTGAACCCACTGGCTCAGAAGATTAACGAGAGGAAGTTTGTGGTGGCCAAGAAGAGGAGTAAGGATGAGAAGAAAGAGGAGAAAGGAAAGGGGGCTTTGAGCTTGAACATAGAGTGTAAGTGTAAGGGGAGATTTAGCGGAGGTGATGTGAAGAAATGTCCCTGCGTGGCTTATGAGAACTTAAGGGCTTCGCAAGAAGAGTTTTTTAAGAACAAGAGTAGGTTTGGTGAAGAGAAAGATGgtgaatttgaagattttgaaaatgttgTTGGTGAAGAGACTAAGGGTGTTTCTGTGGATCAGAATATTGAGGATCAAGATGTGAATGTTAGTGAATCAGCCGAGAAAAGTGGGAGCTGTACAATGAAGAGGAGGAGGGCTAAGTTGCTTGAAGAGGCCAGAAATAGCGTGCCTGAATGTGGGAAAGTATTGCATTTGGTTAAGGCTTTTGAAAAGCTCCTTTCGATACCAAATTCGAAGGAAAATGAGAAAGAGAGTGAGAAAAAGAGTGTTGTctatgatgatgataataagaaAGCAATGAAATGGGCATTACCCGGCCTGCAAGCTGCTCCACCTAAGGTGAATGATTCTATGGAGTCTTCGGTTTCCTCATTTAGTCCATCCGATTTGATCTTGACCGCTGAGAATTTGGGGTTGGATTCAGTTTCTTCTTCATGGGATAGTTGTCAAGGAAG TACATCTAGCAGGACTTCTAATGGAGGCAGGAGAAGCAGGAGAAAT AGCTTTGAATCATGTGGGACAATGAGAAGCATAAGATGGAAGCAGAATCAGCTAAAAGCCACATGCCAAAAACCATTCAAACTAAGAACTGAG CAAAGGGGAAGACAAAAAGAGGAGGACTTTATGAAGAAGATACAAGAAATGGTACAAGTGGAGGAGAAGCTGCGGATTCCTGTAGCTCAAGGCCTTCCATGGACAACAGATGAACCAGAG TGCCTAATTAAACCTCCAGTGAAAGAAAACACCAGGCCTATCGACTTAAAACTCCACAGTGATCTGAGGGCAATGGAGCGTGCTGAATTTGACCATCAG GTAGCAGAGAAGATGAGCCTGATTGAACAGTACAGAACGCAAAGAGATAGGCAGCAGAAG TTggaggaagatgaagaaataAAAAGGTTGAGAAAGGAACTTGTTCCAAAAGCACAGCCCATGCCCTATTTTGACAGACCCTTTGTCCCCAGAAG GTCAATGAAGCATCCAACCATGCCTAGAGAACCTAAGTTTCAAATTCCAGCACATCATAAGAAGATTAAGTGCTGTGAATCATGGAATGATATGAGCTCTCTCACTTACCAACAACAACAGTAA
- the LOC123226591 gene encoding protein WVD2-like 4 isoform X2, with protein MANSKPLMPVRGHERSSKSTKIQEAGKLSENSNPNVSYSSSPYSSPGAKIAKPTSSPLTKSAKLQKSVPRIVNPLAQKINERKFVVAKKRSKDEKKEEKGKGALSLNIECKCKGRFSGGDVKKCPCVAYENLRASQEEFFKNKSRFGEEKDGEFEDFENVVGEETKGVSVDQNIEDQDVNVSESAEKSGSCTMKRRRAKLLEEARNSVPECGKVLHLVKAFEKLLSIPNSKENEKESEKKSVVYDDDNKKAMKWALPGLQAAPPKVNDSMESSVSSFSPSDLILTAENLGLDSVSSSWDSCQGSRTSNGGRRSRRNSFESCGTMRSIRWKQNQLKATCQKPFKLRTEQRGRQKEEDFMKKIQEMVQVEEKLRIPVAQGLPWTTDEPECLIKPPVKENTRPIDLKLHSDLRAMERAEFDHQVAEKMSLIEQYRTQRDRQQKLEEDEEIKRLRKELVPKAQPMPYFDRPFVPRRSMKHPTMPREPKFQIPAHHKKIKCCESWNDMSSLTYQQQQ; from the exons ATGGCGAATTCAAAGCCGCTGATGCCGGTGAGAGGCCATGAAAGGTCGAGTAAATCAACCAAGATTCAAGAAGCAGGCAAGTTATCCGAGAATTCGAATCCCAATGTTTCTTATAGTTCGTCTCCTTATTCAAGCCCAGGGGCAAAAATTGCAAAGCCCACAAGTTCTCCATTAACGAAGTCGGCGAAATTGCAGAAATCGGTGCCCAGAATCGTGAACCCACTGGCTCAGAAGATTAACGAGAGGAAGTTTGTGGTGGCCAAGAAGAGGAGTAAGGATGAGAAGAAAGAGGAGAAAGGAAAGGGGGCTTTGAGCTTGAACATAGAGTGTAAGTGTAAGGGGAGATTTAGCGGAGGTGATGTGAAGAAATGTCCCTGCGTGGCTTATGAGAACTTAAGGGCTTCGCAAGAAGAGTTTTTTAAGAACAAGAGTAGGTTTGGTGAAGAGAAAGATGgtgaatttgaagattttgaaaatgttgTTGGTGAAGAGACTAAGGGTGTTTCTGTGGATCAGAATATTGAGGATCAAGATGTGAATGTTAGTGAATCAGCCGAGAAAAGTGGGAGCTGTACAATGAAGAGGAGGAGGGCTAAGTTGCTTGAAGAGGCCAGAAATAGCGTGCCTGAATGTGGGAAAGTATTGCATTTGGTTAAGGCTTTTGAAAAGCTCCTTTCGATACCAAATTCGAAGGAAAATGAGAAAGAGAGTGAGAAAAAGAGTGTTGTctatgatgatgataataagaaAGCAATGAAATGGGCATTACCCGGCCTGCAAGCTGCTCCACCTAAGGTGAATGATTCTATGGAGTCTTCGGTTTCCTCATTTAGTCCATCCGATTTGATCTTGACCGCTGAGAATTTGGGGTTGGATTCAGTTTCTTCTTCATGGGATAGTTGTCAAGGAAG CAGGACTTCTAATGGAGGCAGGAGAAGCAGGAGAAAT AGCTTTGAATCATGTGGGACAATGAGAAGCATAAGATGGAAGCAGAATCAGCTAAAAGCCACATGCCAAAAACCATTCAAACTAAGAACTGAG CAAAGGGGAAGACAAAAAGAGGAGGACTTTATGAAGAAGATACAAGAAATGGTACAAGTGGAGGAGAAGCTGCGGATTCCTGTAGCTCAAGGCCTTCCATGGACAACAGATGAACCAGAG TGCCTAATTAAACCTCCAGTGAAAGAAAACACCAGGCCTATCGACTTAAAACTCCACAGTGATCTGAGGGCAATGGAGCGTGCTGAATTTGACCATCAG GTAGCAGAGAAGATGAGCCTGATTGAACAGTACAGAACGCAAAGAGATAGGCAGCAGAAG TTggaggaagatgaagaaataAAAAGGTTGAGAAAGGAACTTGTTCCAAAAGCACAGCCCATGCCCTATTTTGACAGACCCTTTGTCCCCAGAAG GTCAATGAAGCATCCAACCATGCCTAGAGAACCTAAGTTTCAAATTCCAGCACATCATAAGAAGATTAAGTGCTGTGAATCATGGAATGATATGAGCTCTCTCACTTACCAACAACAACAGTAA
- the LOC123226591 gene encoding protein WVD2-like 4 isoform X3 gives MANSKPLMPVRGHERSSKSTKIQEAGKLSENSNPNVSYSSSPYSSPGAKIAKPTSSPLTKSAKLQKSVPRIVNPLAQKINERKFVVAKKRSKDEKKEEKGKGALSLNIECKCKGRFSGGDVKKCPCVAYENLRASQEEFFKNKSRFGEEKDGEFEDFENVVGEETKGVSVDQNIEDQDVNVSESAEKSGSCTMKRRRAKLLEEARNSVPECGKVLHLVKAFEKLLSIPNSKENEKESEKKSVVYDDDNKKAMKWALPGLQAAPPKVNDSMESSVSSFSPSDLILTAENLGLDSVSSSWDSCQGRTSNGGRRSRRNSFESCGTMRSIRWKQNQLKATCQKPFKLRTEQRGRQKEEDFMKKIQEMVQVEEKLRIPVAQGLPWTTDEPECLIKPPVKENTRPIDLKLHSDLRAMERAEFDHQVAEKMSLIEQYRTQRDRQQKLEEDEEIKRLRKELVPKAQPMPYFDRPFVPRRSMKHPTMPREPKFQIPAHHKKIKCCESWNDMSSLTYQQQQ, from the exons ATGGCGAATTCAAAGCCGCTGATGCCGGTGAGAGGCCATGAAAGGTCGAGTAAATCAACCAAGATTCAAGAAGCAGGCAAGTTATCCGAGAATTCGAATCCCAATGTTTCTTATAGTTCGTCTCCTTATTCAAGCCCAGGGGCAAAAATTGCAAAGCCCACAAGTTCTCCATTAACGAAGTCGGCGAAATTGCAGAAATCGGTGCCCAGAATCGTGAACCCACTGGCTCAGAAGATTAACGAGAGGAAGTTTGTGGTGGCCAAGAAGAGGAGTAAGGATGAGAAGAAAGAGGAGAAAGGAAAGGGGGCTTTGAGCTTGAACATAGAGTGTAAGTGTAAGGGGAGATTTAGCGGAGGTGATGTGAAGAAATGTCCCTGCGTGGCTTATGAGAACTTAAGGGCTTCGCAAGAAGAGTTTTTTAAGAACAAGAGTAGGTTTGGTGAAGAGAAAGATGgtgaatttgaagattttgaaaatgttgTTGGTGAAGAGACTAAGGGTGTTTCTGTGGATCAGAATATTGAGGATCAAGATGTGAATGTTAGTGAATCAGCCGAGAAAAGTGGGAGCTGTACAATGAAGAGGAGGAGGGCTAAGTTGCTTGAAGAGGCCAGAAATAGCGTGCCTGAATGTGGGAAAGTATTGCATTTGGTTAAGGCTTTTGAAAAGCTCCTTTCGATACCAAATTCGAAGGAAAATGAGAAAGAGAGTGAGAAAAAGAGTGTTGTctatgatgatgataataagaaAGCAATGAAATGGGCATTACCCGGCCTGCAAGCTGCTCCACCTAAGGTGAATGATTCTATGGAGTCTTCGGTTTCCTCATTTAGTCCATCCGATTTGATCTTGACCGCTGAGAATTTGGGGTTGGATTCAGTTTCTTCTTCATGGGATAGTTGTCAAGGAAG GACTTCTAATGGAGGCAGGAGAAGCAGGAGAAAT AGCTTTGAATCATGTGGGACAATGAGAAGCATAAGATGGAAGCAGAATCAGCTAAAAGCCACATGCCAAAAACCATTCAAACTAAGAACTGAG CAAAGGGGAAGACAAAAAGAGGAGGACTTTATGAAGAAGATACAAGAAATGGTACAAGTGGAGGAGAAGCTGCGGATTCCTGTAGCTCAAGGCCTTCCATGGACAACAGATGAACCAGAG TGCCTAATTAAACCTCCAGTGAAAGAAAACACCAGGCCTATCGACTTAAAACTCCACAGTGATCTGAGGGCAATGGAGCGTGCTGAATTTGACCATCAG GTAGCAGAGAAGATGAGCCTGATTGAACAGTACAGAACGCAAAGAGATAGGCAGCAGAAG TTggaggaagatgaagaaataAAAAGGTTGAGAAAGGAACTTGTTCCAAAAGCACAGCCCATGCCCTATTTTGACAGACCCTTTGTCCCCAGAAG GTCAATGAAGCATCCAACCATGCCTAGAGAACCTAAGTTTCAAATTCCAGCACATCATAAGAAGATTAAGTGCTGTGAATCATGGAATGATATGAGCTCTCTCACTTACCAACAACAACAGTAA
- the LOC123226592 gene encoding 40S ribosomal protein S19-3-like, with translation MATAKTVKDVSPHEFVKAYSAHLKRSGKMELPHWTDIVKTAQYKELAPYDPDWYYVRAASMARKIYLRGGLGVGAFRRIYGGSKRNGSRPPHFCKSSGAVARHILQQLQNMNIIEIDTKGGRRITSSGQRDLDQVAGRIVVAP, from the exons ATGGCCACTGCTAAAACTGTCAAGGACGTCTCTCCCCATGAGTTTGTCAAGGCCTACTCCGCCCATCTCAAGCGATCTGGCAAG ATGGAGCTTCCTCACTGGACAGATATTGTGAAGACAGCTCAGTACAAGGAATTGGCTCCCTATGATCCTGACTGGTACTATGTCAGAGCTG CCTCCATGGCAAGGAAAATCTACTTGAGGGGAGGTCTAGGTGTGGGTGCCTTCCGTAGAATTTATGGTGGTAGCAAGAGGAATGGAAGTCGTCCCCCACATTTCTGTAAAAGCAGTGGTGCTGTTGCTCGTCACATTCTTCAGCAGTTGCAAAACATGAACATTATTGAGATTGACACCAAGGG TGGAAGGAGGATAACATCCAGTGGCCAAAGAGATCTTGACCAAGTTGCTGGTAGGATTGTGGTTGCTCCTTGA
- the LOC123226050 gene encoding probable mitochondrial-processing peptidase subunit beta, mitochondrial produces the protein MAFKQLLTLARRSHRPTSSTVLTTVRSSSSAAPLAHSPSSAPPSPPPPSAMIYDRLAEAVKEKLKQLENPDPRFLKYGSPHPTLTSHTHILSAPETKITTLPNGLRVATESNLAVKTATVGVWIDAGSRFETEETNGTAHFLEHMIFKGTERRTARDLEEEIENMGGHLNAYTSREQTTYYAKVLDKDVNKALDILADILQNSKFEKNRIARESDVILREMEEVEGQTEEVIFDHLHATAFQYTPLGRTILGPAQNIKTITKEDLQNYIQTHYTAPRMVIAASGAVKHEDVVEQVKKLFPNLSSDPTTASQLVAKEPAIFTGSEIRIFDEDIPLAQFAVAFAGASWTDPDSIALMVMQAMLGSWNKSSVGGKHMGSELAQRVGINEIAESMMAFNTNYKDTGLFGVYAVAKPDCLDDLAYAIMYETTKLAYRVSEADVTRARNQLKSSLLLHIDGTSPVAEDIGRQLLTYGRRIPFAELFARIDAVDASTIKRVANRFIYDRDIAIAAMGPINRLPDYNWFRRRTYWNRY, from the exons ATGGCGTTTAAGCAACTCCTAACCCTAGCTCGTCGCTCTCACCGACCGACTTCCTCTACTGTACTCACCACAGTCCGATCCTCCTCCTCCGCTGCCCCTCTCGCCCACTCTCCCTCCTCCGCCCCTCCCTCCCCGCCGCCACCGTCCGCCATGATCTACGACCGTCTCGCCGAGGCAGTtaaagaaaaactcaaacagCTGGAGAACCCAGATCCGCGTTTCCTCAAATACGGATCCCCGCACCCGACTTTGACCTCTCACACGCACATCCTGTCAGCTCCTGAGACAAAGATCACTACTTTGCCCAACGGACTTCGGGTTGCGACCGAGTCCAACCTCGCTGTTAAGACGGCGACTGTTGGGGTTTGGATTGATGCTGGGTCGAGGTTTGAGACGGAGGAGACTAACGGCACGGCACATTTTTTGGAGCATATGATATTTAAGGGGACGGAGAGGAGGACCGCTAGGGATTTGGAGGAGGAGATCGAGAACATGGGGGGGCATTTGAATGCATATACGAGTAGGGAACAGACGACATATTATGCCAAGGTTTTGGATAAGGATGTGAACAAGGCGTTGGATATTTTGGCTGATATTTTGCAGAATTCTAAGTTTGAGAAGAATCGAATTGCTCGCGAGAGTGATGTGATTTTAAGAGAGATGGAGGAG GTTGAGGGGCAAACCGAGGAAGTTATTTTTGACCATTTGCATGCAACTGCATTCCAGTACACTCCTTTAGGTAGAACTATTCTTGGACCTGCTCAGAACATCAAGACAATTACCAAAGAGGATCTTCAGAACTATATTCAAACACACTACACTGCTCCCAGAATG GTGATTGCTGCCTCTGGAGCTGTTAAGCATGAGGATGTTGTGGAGCAAGTGAAGAAATTGTTCCCGAATTTATCATCTGACCCAACTACTGCTTCTCAACTAGTAGCAAAAGAACCAGCAATTTTTACAGGTTCTGAG ATTAGAATATTTGACGAAGATATTCCTCTGGCACAATTCGCTGTTGCATTTGCTGGAGCTTCTTGGACAGATCCAGATTCCATTGCCTTGATGGTAATGCAGGCTATGTTGGGTTCATGGAATAAAAGTTCGGTAGGTGGAAAGCACATGGG CTCTGAGCTGGCACAGAGAGTTGGCATTAATGAAATTGCGGAAAGCATGATGGCCTTTAACACCAACTATAAAGACACTGGTCTATTCGGTGTTTATGCAGTTGCTAAG CCGGACTGTTTGGATGATTTAGCCTATGCAATTATGTATGAGACAACCAAGTTGGCATACCGAGTTTCAGAAGCTGATGTCACTCGGGCACGCAATCAG TTGAAGTCATCCTTATTGCTTCACATTGATGGAACAAGTCCTGTAGCTGAAGATATTGGGCGccag CTACTTACATATGGCCGTAGAATCCCATTTGCTGAATTGTTTGCTAGAATCGATGCTGTTGATGCGAGCACAATCAAACGGGTTGCAAACAGATTTATTTATGATAGG GATATTGCGATTGCCGCAATGGGACCTATCAACCGTTTGCCTGACTACAACTGGTTCAGACGCAGAACCTACTGGAACCGTTACTAG